A stretch of Prunus dulcis chromosome 6, ALMONDv2, whole genome shotgun sequence DNA encodes these proteins:
- the LOC117630002 gene encoding putative GPI-anchor transamidase isoform X2 yields MCNLFKYIVVAAALLLLGPCTVTKCMAFGSPPSSETTMHTNNWAVLVCTSRFWFNYRHMANTLSLYRTVKRLGIPDERIILMLADDMACNARNKYPAQVFNNENHRLNLYGDNVEVDYRGYEVTVENFLRVLTGRHENAVPRSKRLLSDEGSHILLYMTGHGGDEFLKFQDSEELQSHDLADAVKQMKEKHRFKELLIMVDTCQAATLFSQLQSPGVLAIGSSMKGENSYSHHLDSDVGVSVVDRFTFYTLAFFERLNMYDNASLSSLFNSYNPTLLMSTAYYRTDLYQQHLEEVPVTNFFGSVMETIHTDSTYKAPSIKSFSRAEIKMPLDQPANDNERRILADSNGQDQISNPKKEGAFRHLWNTINDKVEKIEDVDSFVQYGLLVMLPVLLLPTLLSW; encoded by the exons ATGtgcaatttattcaaatacaTAGTGGTGGCTGCGGCGTTATTGCTTCTGGGTCCGTGCACTGTCACCAAATGCATGGCGTTTGGTTCTCCTCCTTCTTCTGAGACCACTATGCACACTAACAATTGGGCTGTTCTGGTCTGCACCTCTCGATTCTG GTTTAATTATCGACACATGGCCAATACTTTATCCCTGTATCG GACTGTTAAGCGACTTGGAATACCTGATGAGAGAATAATACTTATGCTGGCAGATGACATGGCCTGTAATGCTAGAAACAAGTATCCTGCCCAAGTTTTTAACAATGAAAACCACAGACTCAACTTGTATGGAGATAATGTTGAG GTGGATTATCGAGGCTATGAAGTGACAGTTGAAAATTTTTTACGTGTATTGACTGGGCGTCATGAGAatgctgttccaagatctaaGCGTCTTTTGAGTGATGAAGGAAGCCACATTCTTTTGTATATGACAGGACATGGAGGagatgaatttttaaaatttcaagatTCGGAAGAGCTCCAGAGTCATGATTTAGCTGATGCAGttaaacaaatgaaagaaaagcaTAG ATTCAAGGAGCTGCTGATAATGGTAGACACTTGCCAAGCTGCCACTCTCTTCTCTCAG cTTCAATCACCCGGAGTTTTGGCTATTGGAAGTAGCATGAAAGGGGAGAACTCATACTCACATCACTTGGACTCTGAT GTTGGTGTTTCTGTTGTAGATCGTTTTACATTTTACACCCTTGCGTTCTTTGAGAGGCTAAATATGTATGATAATGCCTCATTGAGCAG TCTTTTCAATTCCTATAACCCAACCTTGTTGATGTCAACCGCATATTACAGAACAGATCTATACCAGCAACACCTGGAAGAG GTGCCCGTGACTAACTTCTTTGGTTCAGTCATGGAAACTATACATACTGATTCAACTTATAAAGCCCCTTCAATAAAAAGTTTCAGCAGAGCTGAAATCAAGATGCCCCTTGATCAACCAGCCAATGACAATGAAAGAAGAATTTTGGCAGATTCAAATGGTCAAGATCAAATCAGTAACCCCAAAAAAGAG GGTGCTTTCAGACATTTGTGGAACACTATTAATGACAAGGtggaaaaaattgaagatgtcGATTCCTTTGTGCAGTACGGCCTGTTAGTAATGCTTCCAGTGTTGCTACTTCCCACGTTGTTATCATGGTGA
- the LOC117630002 gene encoding putative GPI-anchor transamidase isoform X1 produces the protein MCNLFKYIVVAAALLLLGPCTVTKCMAFGSPPSSETTMHTNNWAVLVCTSRFWFNYRHMANTLSLYRTVKRLGIPDERIILMLADDMACNARNKYPAQVFNNENHRLNLYGDNVEVDYRGYEVTVENFLRVLTGRHENAVPRSKRLLSDEGSHILLYMTGHGGDEFLKFQDSEELQSHDLADAVKQMKEKHRFKELLIMVDTCQAATLFSQLQSPGVLAIGSSMKGENSYSHHLDSDVGVSVVDRFTFYTLAFFERLNMYDNASLSSLFNSYNPTLLMSTAYYRTDLYQQHLEEVPVTNFFGSVMETIHTDSTYKAPSIKSFSRAEIKMPLDQPANDNERRILADSNGQDQISNPKKEEQQGAFRHLWNTINDKVEKIEDVDSFVQYGLLVMLPVLLLPTLLSW, from the exons ATGtgcaatttattcaaatacaTAGTGGTGGCTGCGGCGTTATTGCTTCTGGGTCCGTGCACTGTCACCAAATGCATGGCGTTTGGTTCTCCTCCTTCTTCTGAGACCACTATGCACACTAACAATTGGGCTGTTCTGGTCTGCACCTCTCGATTCTG GTTTAATTATCGACACATGGCCAATACTTTATCCCTGTATCG GACTGTTAAGCGACTTGGAATACCTGATGAGAGAATAATACTTATGCTGGCAGATGACATGGCCTGTAATGCTAGAAACAAGTATCCTGCCCAAGTTTTTAACAATGAAAACCACAGACTCAACTTGTATGGAGATAATGTTGAG GTGGATTATCGAGGCTATGAAGTGACAGTTGAAAATTTTTTACGTGTATTGACTGGGCGTCATGAGAatgctgttccaagatctaaGCGTCTTTTGAGTGATGAAGGAAGCCACATTCTTTTGTATATGACAGGACATGGAGGagatgaatttttaaaatttcaagatTCGGAAGAGCTCCAGAGTCATGATTTAGCTGATGCAGttaaacaaatgaaagaaaagcaTAG ATTCAAGGAGCTGCTGATAATGGTAGACACTTGCCAAGCTGCCACTCTCTTCTCTCAG cTTCAATCACCCGGAGTTTTGGCTATTGGAAGTAGCATGAAAGGGGAGAACTCATACTCACATCACTTGGACTCTGAT GTTGGTGTTTCTGTTGTAGATCGTTTTACATTTTACACCCTTGCGTTCTTTGAGAGGCTAAATATGTATGATAATGCCTCATTGAGCAG TCTTTTCAATTCCTATAACCCAACCTTGTTGATGTCAACCGCATATTACAGAACAGATCTATACCAGCAACACCTGGAAGAG GTGCCCGTGACTAACTTCTTTGGTTCAGTCATGGAAACTATACATACTGATTCAACTTATAAAGCCCCTTCAATAAAAAGTTTCAGCAGAGCTGAAATCAAGATGCCCCTTGATCAACCAGCCAATGACAATGAAAGAAGAATTTTGGCAGATTCAAATGGTCAAGATCAAATCAGTAACCCCAAAAAAGAG GAACAACAGGGTGCTTTCAGACATTTGTGGAACACTATTAATGACAAGGtggaaaaaattgaagatgtcGATTCCTTTGTGCAGTACGGCCTGTTAGTAATGCTTCCAGTGTTGCTACTTCCCACGTTGTTATCATGGTGA